A region from the Populus trichocarpa isolate Nisqually-1 chromosome 18, P.trichocarpa_v4.1, whole genome shotgun sequence genome encodes:
- the LOC7484060 gene encoding receptor-like kinase TMK4, which translates to MADLLLSFFLLLALLLSTTTTTTADDAGTMLKLASALTPTPKGWSTTNTNGYCKWNGVKCDNSNNVISINLASQGLSGTLPSELSTLSQLQSLSLQDNKLIGPLPSLANLAFLREVYIGTNNFTSIPADFFKGLTSLQTLSMDANINLEPWVLSTDLTESSSLNTFEASHANIFGAIPNMFASFPSLQNLRLSYNNLTGGLPPSFANSGIQNLWLNNQEMGLSGTIEVLPSMEQLSQVWLQKNQFTGPIPDFSKSKSLFDLQLRDNQFTGIFPVSLSSQAGLLNISFYNNKLQGPVPQFGKGVKVDNSGLNNFCVDTAGVACHPQVTTLLEIAGGFGYPVMLSDSWKGNDACNGWPFVTCDSQKKTVITVSLGKQHFGGIISPAFVNLTTLTTLKLNDNNLSGPIPDSLIKLSQLSLLDVSNNNLTGKIPAFASSVKLTITPGNPFLGSGGGSGSGGTPSSGSDSNTTTPGGVPNGRGNGGKKVSPGVIAGVVGIVIVGAIGFFVLFKVNRKKKRGKSGRVNDQESGNGINALVKNGSSCCTNGYGVLSEIQSQSSGNHSGRHFFEGGNVVISIEVLRQVTDNFSENNILGKGGFGVVYKGELHDGTKIAVKRMESGAMGTKGMNEFQAEIAVLTKVRHRHLVALLGYCINGNERLLVYEYMPQGTLAQHLFEWQELGYPPLTWKQRVTIALDVARGVEYLHSLAQQSFIHRDLKPSNILLGDDMRAKVADFGLVKNAPDGKYSMETRLAGTFGYLAPEYAATGRVTTKVDVYAFGVILMEIMTGRKALDDTVPDERAHLVTWFRRVLVNKDNLPKAIDQTLNPDEETFVSIFKVAELAGHCTAREPHQRPDMGHAVNVLGPLVEQWKPTNHEEEGNSGIDLHMSLPQFLQRWQADEGTSTTFNNMSYSQSQSSIPGGFSDSFTSTDCR; encoded by the exons atggctgaccttcttctctctttctttctcctcctcgCTCTCCTCCTCTCCACCACCACAACAACCACCGCGGATGATGCAGGCACCATGCTAAAACTAGCCTCTGCCCTAACCCCAACACCAAAAGGCTGGTCAACAACAAACACCAATGGTTACTGCAAGTGGAATGGTGTTAAATGTGACAACTCCAACAATGTGATTTCCATTAACTTAGCTTCTCAAGGTCTTTCAGGGACTCTCCCATCTGAGCTTTCAACGCTTTCTCAGCTTCAAAGTTTGTCTCTTCAAGACAACAAGCTGATCGGTCCTTTGCCTTCTCTtgcaaatttagcttttttgaGAGAAGTTTATATTGGTACTAATAATTTTACCAGTATCCCTGCAGATTTCTTTAAAGGGTTAACTAGTTTGCAAACTTTGAGCATGGATGCGAATATAAATTTGGAACCTTGGGTTCTTTCTACTGATCTAACTGAGTCTTCtagtttaaatacttttgaGGCTAGTCACGCTAACATCTTTGGTGCTATACCTAATATGTTTGCTTCTTTTCCTAGTTTGCAAAATCTTAGATTGTCTTATAATAACTTAACTGGAGGGTTGCCTCCATCTTTTGCTAATTCTGGGATCCAGAATTTGTGGCTTAATAATCAGGAAATGGGGTTGTCTGGTACTATTGAGGTGTTGCCTTCAATGGAGCAGTTGAGTCAAGTTTGGCTTCAGAAGAATCAGTTTACTGGGCCAATTCCAGATTTTTCAAAGAGCAAGAGTTTGTTTGATTTGCAGTTGAGGGATAATCAGTTTACTGGGATCTTTCCGGTTTCTCTGTCTTCCCAAGCTGGTTTgttgaatatttctttttataataataaattacaagGTCCTGTGCCTCAGTTTGGAAAAGGTGTTAAAGTTGATAATAGTGGtcttaataatttttgtgtGGATACTGCTGGCGTTGCTTGTCATCCACAAGTGACCACTTTGCTCGAGATTGCTGGTGGTTTTGGTTATCCTGTGATGCTGTCTGATTCGTGGAAAGGGAATGATGCTTGCAATGGTTGGCCTTTTGTTACCTGTGATTCACAAAAAAAGACTGTCATTACAGTGAGTTTGGGGAAGCAGCATTTTGGAGGGATAATCTCTCCTGCATTTGTTAATCTCACTACTTTGACAACtttaaaattgaatgataaTAATTTATCAGGTCCCATTCCCGATAGCTTGATAAAGTTGTCTCAACTTTCGCTTCTTGATGTCTCCAATAACAATCTCACTGGGAAGATCCCAGCTTTCGCATCTTCGGTGAAGCTAACCATTACACCAGGTAATCCTTTTCTTGGGAGTGGTGGGGGTTCTGGAAGTGGAGGGACACCATCATCTGGTTCAGATTCAAATACAACTACACCCGGAGGTGTTCCTAATGGAAGAGGAAATGGTGGTAAGAAGGTGAGTCCAGGTGTGATTGCTGGTGTTGTTGGTATTGTGATTGTTGGTGCTATTGGCTTCTTCGTGTTGTTTAAGGTTAATCGcaagaaaaagagagggaagTCTGGGAGAGTGAATGATCAAGAGAGTGGGAATGGAATCAATGCATTGGTTAAGAATGGTTCATCGTGTTGCACGAATGGGTACGGGGTTCTCAGTGAAATACAAAGTCAAAGTAGTGGCAACCATAGTGGCCGGCACTTTTTTGAGGGTGGGAACGTTGTGATTTCAATCGAGGTACTTAGACAAGTAACTGATAATTTCAGCGAGAATAACATTCTGGGTAAGGGAGGTTTTGGTGTGGTTTATAAGGGCGAATTGCATGATGGGACTAAGATTGCTGTGAAGCGGATGGAATCTGGGGCAATGGGGACAAAAGGAATGAATGAGTTTCAGGCAGAGATTGCAGTGCTTACTAAAGTGAGGCACAGGCATTTAGTTGCTCTTTTGGGTTACTGTATAAATGGAAATGAGAGGCTCTTGGTGTATGAGTACATGCCACAGGGGACTCTCGCTCAACATTTGTTTGAATGGCAAGAACTTGGTTACCCTCCTCTTACTTGGAAACAGAGGGTTACAATTGCACTGGATGTGGCTCGAGGAGTGGAATACCTGCACAGCTTAGCTCAGCAGAGTTTCATTCATAGAGATTTGAAGCCTTCAAACATACTTCTTGGAGATGACATGAGAGCTAAGGTTGctgattttggtttggttaaaaatgcgcCTGATGGGAAGTATTCTATGGAGACAAGGCTGGCAGGAACCTTTGGCTATCTTGCACCCGAATATGCTG CTACTGGAAGGGTTACAACAAAAGTGGATGTATATGCTTTTGGAGTGATTTTGATGGAGATTATGACAGGGAGAAAAGCTCTAGATGATACAGTGCCAGATGAAAGGGCTCACTTGGTCACATGGTTCCGCCGTGTCCTAGTCAACAAGGACAACCTTCCAAAGGCAATTGACCAAACTCTGAATCCTGACGAGGAGACCTTTGTGAGCATTTTCAAAGTGGCCGAGCTAGCAGGGCATTGCACAGCTCGTGAGCCACACCAAAGACCAGATATGGGCCATGCTGTCAACGTCTTAGGACCTCTAGTAGAACAATGGAAACCTACCAACCATGAAGAGGAAGGCAATTCTGGCATTGATCTCCACATGAGCCTTCCTCAGTTTCTCCAAAGATGGCAAGCTGATGAAGGTACTTCGACAACGTTTAACAACATGTCTTACTCCCAATCCCAATCAAGTATTCCAGGAGGATTTTCAGACTCATTTACTTCAACCGATTGTCGGTGA